CTGACAACTTTATTTTTAAAATTACTGACTTTACTTTTTTAAATTTACTGAATGGCCCCAACACGACAGTTTTTATTTTAGAACCTGAGCGCGTTCGAAACCGAAATAGCTGTATTTCCAACGCACAAACATCAGGTTCCTGACATCCCCGTCGAGGTATTTATGCAACAAGAAGCACTAGGAATGGTGGAAACCAAAGGGTTGACTGCAGCCATTGAGGCTGCGGACACCATGGTGAAATCGGCCAATGTGACATTAGTCGGCTATGAAAAAATTGGCTCTGGTCTGGTCACTGTCATCGTACGTGGTGACGTGGGGGCGGTTAAAGCTGCCACTGATGCTGGCGCAAGTGCGGCCGCGAAAGTGGGTGAAGTGAAATCGACCCATGTCATCCCACGCCCACATACCGATGTCGAGAAGTTCTTGCCAAAGGGAAATAGCTAATGGAAAGCAATGACCTGGTCGACCAAATCATGGCGCAGGTGATAGCAAAAGTCAGCGAACACGCTCCGGCGTCTTCTAAACAACCCTCCTATAAACAACGAGATACGGCTATGGCTGAGAAGACTTGCAGTTTAACGGAATTTGTTGGTACCGCGATCGGTGACACGGTCGGACTGGTGATCGCCAACGTCGACAGCGCCCTACTGGACGCAATGAAGCTGGAAAAACGCTATCGCTCCATCGGTATTCTGGGCGCACGTACTGGCGCCGGCCCGCACATCATGGCAGCCGATGAAGCCGTTAAGGCCACCAATACCGAAGTGGTCAGTATTG
The sequence above is drawn from the Yersinia intermedia genome and encodes:
- the pduA gene encoding propanediol utilization microcompartment protein PduA, which gives rise to MQQEALGMVETKGLTAAIEAADTMVKSANVTLVGYEKIGSGLVTVIVRGDVGAVKAATDAGASAAAKVGEVKSTHVIPRPHTDVEKFLPKGNS